The Triticum aestivum cultivar Chinese Spring chromosome 3A, IWGSC CS RefSeq v2.1, whole genome shotgun sequence genome includes a region encoding these proteins:
- the LOC123057719 gene encoding uncharacterized protein isoform X2, whose protein sequence is MILAPAPPAVLSLLLLTSFSRRFGRPSCCCGGLQAYCRSIYTTTLPGASRTAVLASMCRKLKVEIRHVVLRRILPSARTDQQKSQSTILIVRTGTHKREHKHMESHAPDLHVMPSHGSD, encoded by the exons ATGATATTAGCACCGGCGCCACCGGCCGTCCTCTCGCTGCTCTTGCTAACGAGTTTCAG TCGTCGGTTTGGGAGGCCGTCATGCTGTTGTGGAGGGCTCCAAGCGTACTGCCGCAGTATTTATACGACTACCCTCCCTGGTGCATCCCGTACAGCCGTACTTGCCTCCATGTGCAGGAAACTAAAG GTAGAAATTCGCCATGTCGTTCTGAGGAGGATTCTCCCATCCGCAAGAACGGACCAGCAAAAATCTCAATCAACCATACTTATAGTGAGAACCG GCACACACAAGCGAGAACACAAGCACATGGAAAGCCATGCCCCTGATCTCCATGTTATGCCCAGTCATGGCTCAGATTGA
- the LOC123057719 gene encoding uncharacterized protein isoform X1 yields the protein MILAPAPPAVLSLLLLTSFSRRFGRPSCCCGGLQAYCRSIYTTTLPGASRTAVLASMCRKLKQVEIRHVVLRRILPSARTDQQKSQSTILIVRTGTHKREHKHMESHAPDLHVMPSHGSD from the exons ATGATATTAGCACCGGCGCCACCGGCCGTCCTCTCGCTGCTCTTGCTAACGAGTTTCAG TCGTCGGTTTGGGAGGCCGTCATGCTGTTGTGGAGGGCTCCAAGCGTACTGCCGCAGTATTTATACGACTACCCTCCCTGGTGCATCCCGTACAGCCGTACTTGCCTCCATGTGCAGGAAACTAAAG CAGGTAGAAATTCGCCATGTCGTTCTGAGGAGGATTCTCCCATCCGCAAGAACGGACCAGCAAAAATCTCAATCAACCATACTTATAGTGAGAACCG GCACACACAAGCGAGAACACAAGCACATGGAAAGCCATGCCCCTGATCTCCATGTTATGCCCAGTCATGGCTCAGATTGA